A genomic region of Aspergillus oryzae RIB40 DNA, chromosome 1 contains the following coding sequences:
- the PIG-S gene encoding GPI-anchor transamidase GPI17 (GPI transamidase complex, GPI17/PIG-S component, involved in glycosylphosphatidylinositol anchor biosynthesis): protein MTSKNEDPGSSQTTSTPANDTMSSKTGARRLPPPEKSEAIQTRFKVIAAFWAVIIFLGFPIWWKTTSIYRARLPIQDMVEWADGKTCRPVFPLEIHFETPSLPESEAHHLLRTTQHTLDDLNEFSAHHLRLKLSEENSVAIHEDILEQPQPALGGKADTALVVRLLPQEDLAAPRSELHPDTTRLDVYYPPSQIPPPSASNPPLSAYIAGELQNLFTEEKAIIAQVLSDNNVGGAITPTSSSSNNQQQPSAILNSISPQLAESITRRLRRSMKYAETYHLAFSLFTPGSEPSSWDVKTAVEEYISPLLQAFAPISNFTVDTQVQLYATSAPTAPLPVYDETQAAWTLKKEDLSAFINAAEWPLSPSIGSGPTINFILYVPAPSQSPMVVKESSATSWIIPQWGGVFLLNHPLSTADHSSNPPHLSQEALRPAFLTFSHQLLTLLGAPATPASLPFRLQTLIRIRAATLLLSASSTMGSLARLTESLPSIPIPANVATSVSTTLSHLASTCEHLREGRFQAALADARVAETEAERSFFEKSMVGQVYFPDEHKVAVYLPLLGPVGVPLIVGLLKEVKRIVTGLKAKKQQT, encoded by the exons ATGACCAGCAAGAATGAAGACCCGGGGTCTTCACAGACTACCTCCACTCCCGCGAACGACACCATGAGCTCCAAGACCGGTGCGCGACGTCTCCCTCCGCCCGAGAAATCCGAGGCTATCCAGACCCGGTTTAAGGTCATTGCCGCCTTTTGGGCCGTCATTATCTTCCTGGGGTTTCCGATATGGTGGAAGACGACATCAATCTACCGGGCCCGACTGCCCATCCAAGACATGGTGGAGTGGGCAGATGGAAAG ACCTGTCGTCCAGTTTTTCCCTTGGAAATTCACTTTGAAACACCGTCCCTGCCAGAGTCGGAGGCACACCATCTCTTGCGCACGACTCAGCACACTCTCGATGATCTCAACGAATTCTCCGCTCATCACCTTCGCCTGAAGCTGTCAGAAGAGAACAGCGTCGCTATCCATGAAGATATACTAGAACAACCGCAGCCTGCACTGGGTGGAAAAGCCGATACTGCGTTAGTGGTTCGACTGTTGCCTCAGGAGGATTTGGCGGCACCTCGGTCAGAGCTTCATCCGGACACGACCCGGCTCGACGTATATTACCCCCCAAGCCAGATCCCGCCGCCTTCTGCGTCAAACCCGCCCTTATCAGCTTATATCGCTGGAGAATTACAAAATCTATTcacagaagaaaaggccatCATTGCGCAGGTATTATCCGACAACAATGTCGGGGGTGCAATCACACccacttcttcctcgtcgaatAATCAACAGCAGCCTTCCGCCATTCTCAATTCCATCTCTCCACAACTTGCGGAGAGCATCACCAGGCGTCTGCGAAGGTCTATGAAATATGCGGAAACGTATCACCTAGCCTTTTCTCTGTTTACCCCGGGATCCGAACCTTCCTCTTGGGACGTCAAGACCGCGGTGGAAGAGTACATATCACCGCTCCTGCAGGCTTTCGCGCCCATAAGCAATTTTACTGTTGATACCCAAGTTCAGCTCTACGCGACCTCTGCTCCGACTGCACCACTGCCTGTGTATGACGAAACACAAGCCGCATGGACgctgaagaaagaagatctcaGCGCTTTCATCAACGCAGCTGAATGGCCCTTAAGCCCAAGTATCGGAAGTGGACCGACCATCAACTTCATTCTTTACGTTCCTGCGCCGTCACAGTCTCCCATGGTCGTGAAGGAGAGCAGTGCAACTAGCTGGATCATTCCGCAGTGGGGTGGTGTCTTCCTTTTAAACCATCCTCTGTCGACTGCAGATCATtcatccaatccaccacACCTGTCTCAGGAGGCTCTTCGTCCCGCATTCCTAACTTTCTCCCATCAACTCCTCACTCTTCTCGGCGCTCCCGCCACGCCAGCGTCTCTTCCCTTCCGCCTCCAAACCCTCATCCGGATCCGTGCTGccactctccttctctccgccTCGTCGACCATGGGCTCCCTTGCCCGTCTGACCGAAtcccttccttccattcctatCCCAGCTAATGTAGCGACATCCGTATCAACGACTCTGTCACATCTCGCATCCACATGTGAGCATCTCCGCGAAGGTCGTTTCCAAGCGGCTCTAGCGGACGCTCGGGTGGCCGAGACTGAAGCAGAGCGCAGCTTCTTTGAAAAGAGCATGGTGGGCCAGGTTTATTTTCCCGATGAACATAAGGTGGCTGTTTATCTGCCCTTATTGGGCCCGGTTGGTGTCCCTCTTATCGTAGGGCTTCTAAAGGAAGTTAAGAGGATTGTTACTGGTCTGAAGGccaaaaagcaacaaacCTAG